GGATCGCGGTGGGGATGAGCACCAACATCCCCCCCCACAACCTGCGCGAGACCGTCGCGGCCACGCTGCACCTCCTCGACCACCCGGAGTGCACCATCGACGAGCTGACGGCGCACCTCCCCGGGCCGGACTTCCCCACGGGCGGGGTGATCGTGGGGCGGCAGGGGATCCGCGACGCGTACGAGAAGGGGCGCGGACGGGTGGTGATGCGCGCGCGAGTGGTGCGCGAGCAGAAGCGGGGCGGGCGCGAGCAGCTCGTGGTGACCGAGATCCCGTACGGCACCAACAAGTCGCGGATCATCGAGCAGATCGCCGACCTCGCCAAGTCCGCGAAGCTGCAGGACGTGTCCGACCTGCGCGACGAGTCGGACCGCGACGGGATCCGCATCGTCGTGGAGCTGAAGCGCGGCGGCGACGCGCTGAAGACGCTGAACGGCCTCTTCAAGTGGACCACGCTGCAGACCACCTTCGGCGTCATCACGCTGGCGCTGGACGGCGGCGTCCCCCGCGAGTTCAACCTCAAGGAGCTGCTGGAGCGCTACCGCGACCACCGCGTGGAGGTGGTGGTGCGGCGCTCCCGCTGGGAGCTGGAGAAGGCGCGCGACCAGGCGCACGTGCTGGAGGGGCTGATCGTCGCGCTGCGGAAGATCGACACCGTGGTGCAGCTGATCCGCTCTTCGCGCACCCGCGAGACCGCCGCCGCCAAGCTGCAGAAGGAGCTGAAGCTGTCGGAGCGGCAGGCCGAGGCCATCCTGAACATGCGCCTCTCGCGCCTCACCGCGCTGGAGGGCAAGGAGCTGAAGGACCGCCTCGCGGAGCTGCAGGCGAGCATCGTGGAGCTGGAGGCGATCCTCGCCAGCCCGGAGCGGCAGCTCGCGGTGATCCGCGCGGAGCTGGCGGAGCTGGCCGACAAGTACGGCGACCCGCGCCGCACCGTGATCCTGGAGTCGGAGAAGGTCTTCTCCCTGGAGGACCTGGTCGCGGAGGAGGAGGTGGTGGTGATCGTCAGCCGCGAGGGGTTCCTCAAGCAGGTCCCCATGGGGCTGTACCGGCGGCGCAGCAGCTCCGGGAAGCAGCTCGCCGGGATGGAGCGCTACGAGAGCGACTACCTGGAGCACGTCTTCGTCTCCAGCACGGGGAGCGCGCTCCTCTTCTTCACTGACGACGGCCGCGTCCACTGGCTCCCGGTGGGCGAGATCCCGGAGGCGGGGCGCGCCTCGCGCGGGAAGTCCGTGCACCAGGTCCTCTCCCTCCCGAAGAAGACGGCGGTCGCGGCGATGGTTTCCGTGGCGGAGTACCCGGAGGACCGCTTCCTGGTGTTCGCCACGGCGGACGGGAGCGTCAAGCGCACGCCTCTGGACCAGTACGGCCGCCCGCGCGAGGGCGGGGTGGAGGCGGTCTCCGTGAAAGGAGGCGACCGGCTCGTGGAGGTGCAGGTGACGGACGGCGCGGGCGACGTGGTGCTGGCGACCAGCGCCGGCCGCGTGATCCGCTTCCCGGAGGCGGAGATCCCGGTGATGGGCCGGGTGGCGCAGGGGGTGAAGGGGGTGAAGCTCCGCCAGGGCGAGGAGCTGGTGGGGATGGTCGTGGTGCGCCGCGAGGGCGAGCTCTGTCTTGTCACGGAGCGCGGCTTCGCCAAGCGCGTCGCCCTGGAGGAGTTGCCGGTGCAGGGGCGGGGCGGGATGGGAGCGGCGGTCCTCCCCGTGGTCCGCGGGACCGGGAAGGTGGTCTCCGCCCGCGAGCTGCTCCCGGACGAGGACCTCATGGCGGTGACCGCCGTCGGGCGGATCCTCCGCATCCACGGCGAGCAGGTGGTCCCCGGCGACCTGAAGACGCCCGCGGAGCCGGCGGTGGAGCTTTCCTCGCACGACCGGATCGTGGCCGTCACCCGCACCGCCGAGCCGCGGGAGGACCCCGGGGCGCCGGACGAGCCGGAGGAGGCCGAAGAGGGCGACGTGCTCGCGGACGAGGGCTTCGCCGCGGACGGCGAGGACGGGGCCATGGAGGCGGAGGCGGCCGCTCCGTCCTCGGATGGCGCCGGGGGCGGCGACGGCGACCTGGAGCTGGGGCTCTTCGGCGACTGACACGAGCCGGTGGAGCCGCACGTCACGGGGGCGGAGCGCCTGTCGCTCCGCCCCGTCTTTCTGCCACGGAAACGTAGATTGGAGACCGCCACTCACCCCGCTCGGGTCAGCCTGAAGGGGCTTCTCTCCGCGACTCTCCTGGTGTGCGGCGTCGGCCTCTGGTTCGTCACGCTCCTGGGCTTCGCGGGAGCGGCCTGGTGGCTGCTGGACCTGTTCTCGCACTTCCGGGTCCAGTACCTGGTGCTCGCGACCGTGGCTGCGCTCCTCCTCCTCTGGATGCGGAATCGGAGAGCGGCGGCCGCAATGGCGGTGTGCGCCGCGGTGAACCTCGCCGTGGTACTCCCCTACCTGGCGCCGACCGCCCTCTTTCGGGCGTCCACCTCGCGCTCCGGCGTGGTGCGCGTCGCGACCGCCAACGTCCACACGGCCAACCGCGACCACGGAGCGGTGGCACGGTTCCTATCCGGGAGCCGGGCGGACTTCGTCGTGCTGCTCGAGGTCGACGACGCGTGGCTCTCCGGCCTTTCCGGGCTGCGGCGCGAGTTTCCCTACGGCGTGCACGAGGCGCGCGACGACAACTTCGGGATCGCGCTGCTGAGCAGGCATCCGTGCGTCCAGTGCCGGATCGTCCGCCTGGGTGAGGCGGGTGTGCCCTCGGTCATGGGGGAGTTCGAGGTGCGGGGCTCACGCTTCACGCTGGTGGGGACCCACCCGCTCCCGCCGGTCGGGGCGGAGTACGCCAGGCTCAACGCGGAGCAGGTCCGCTCCGTCGCGGCGTACATGGCGGACCTCCGCGGACCGAAGGTCCTGGTGGGCGACCTGAACATGACGCCCTGGTCGGCGCACTTCCAGCCGCTGCTCCGGCGGGCGGGCCTCCGCGACAGCGGAGCCGGCCGGGGGGTGGGGTGGACGTGGCCCACCCACGCGCCGCTCCTGGGGATCCCCATCGACCACGTCCTGACCTCGCCGGGGGTGCACGTCGTGGAACGGAAGCGGGGGCCGGACGTCGGATCGGACCATCTCCCTGTCCTGGTCTCCTTCGTCCCGTAGCGGAGCAGGGGCGGGTCCTTGAGGCGGCCGGGCTTCCCGTCTTCGGCGACTGAGGACGACCCGGGAAGACATCACACCTGGGGGACCGGAGCCTGAAGCGCTCTGGTCCCCTACGTGTCTCCGTCTGGCTTGCGAACGGCAGCCAGACGCTCCTCCGGGCCGCTCTGCATCAGTCGGAGTACGCTTCCCAACTGGCCAGGAGCGCGAACCCGATCCCGCACCCCAGAAGGGTTCCCCTGGCACGGTCGTCAGGCAGGGCGCGGTAGCCCCAGATCCCGCCCAGCACGCATCCGACGGCGTAAAGGTATCCGGGTATGCGCCGCCGAACTTCCTGCATATCGTCCCGAGGCGCGCCCGTCGCGTGCAGGGCAGAATGGCGGGGAAGCCGGCCCGCTTCGGCTGCGGAGAACCCGGTGGCGAGGAGCGGCTTGCAGGGTGGAGGCGTATCTGCGCCCGGTGCGCATCGGCTCTCTGCGGCGCCCGGCGGAGCGGGTGCGAGCGGAACCGTCTGTTGCGCTCCGAGGGGAAGTGCCACCCCCAGGCAGGACACGACTACGAGTACCAGGACCCTTCCCACGGCATACCTCCGGGTGCAGACATCTTCTCAGCGTCGCCCGGGGGTCTGCAATCGCCGCGCCTGACGCCCGCGATGTGACGGGGCACGCCACCCCCCGGGCCGCCACCCCCCGGCCGCGACCCCCCGGCCGCGACCCCCGGCCGCGACCCCCGGCCGCCGGGACCCGGCCGGGATTCTGGACCCAACGGCCGGGGAGAGCTGCTACTTGAAGCGCTCCGGCCCCCCCGGTAGCTTTCGGCCCCGCCGCCCCCGGAGGAGCGGCACGCACACGCATTCGCACGAGCACGATGGATTCGATCCTGGACGAGCTGGAGCGCGACACCGCGCCCGCCGCCGCCGCCGGCTTCCTGGAGCTGGCGGCGGACTACTTTGCCGAGACCCGCGCCGGGGAGGGGCCGGTGTCCACCGCCCTCGGCCCCGCGGAGATCGCCGCGCGCTTCGACGAGCCGCTCCCGCTCGCCGGGCGCCCGCTCGCGGAGGTGATCGAGCGGCTCCGGCGCGACGTCCTCCCGGACTGCAACCGGTTCTACCATCCCATGTACATGGGCCACCAGGTCTCGGCCCCGCTCCCCGCCGCCGTGTGGACGGAGCCGCTGATCGGCGCGCTGAACCAGTCGGTGGCCGTGTGGGAGATGTCGCCGGTGGCGACGATGGTGGAGGAGCGGGTGGTCCGCTGGATGGCGGGGCTCGCCGGGTACGGCGCCGGTGCGGGAGGGACGCTCACCTCCGGGGGGACGGAGGCCACCTTCACCGCGCTCCTCGCTGCCCGCAACACAGCCGTCCCGGACGCGTGGGAGAACGGCGTGGGCGCGGATCCGCCCGTCGTCGTCTTCGGCGAGCACGCGCACTACGCCGTCGCCCGCGCGGTGGGAGAGCTGGGGCTGGGGATGCGGAGCGCCGTGGCCGTCGCCTCGCGCGACTTCCGCATGGACACCGACGCGCTCCGGGCGACGCTCGACGGTCTGGAGCGCGCGGGGCGCCGCGTGATGGCGGTGGTCGCCACCGCGGGCCACACCGCCACGGGCGCCTTCGACGACCTGGAGACGATCGGCGCCCTCTGCGAGGAGCGGGGTATCTGGCTGCACGTGGACGGCGCCCACGGCGCGTCCGCCCTGCTCTCGGCGGAGCACCGGCACCGGCTGGCCGGGCTGCCGCAGGCGCGCACCCTGGCCTGGGACCCGCACAAGGGGATGCTCCTCCCGCTCCCGGCGGGGATGGTGCTGGCGCGCGACGAGCGCGACCTGGAGCGGGCGTTTTCGCAGAAGGCCCCGTACCTCTTCCATGGCGGGGAGGAGGAGCGGATCGTGGACCAGGGGGTCCGCAGCTTCCAGTGCTCGCGCCGCGCGGACGCGCTCAAGCTCTGGGTGGCGCTGCAGCGCTACGGCGCGGACGGGATCGGCCGCGTGTACGACCACCTGTGCTCGGTGGCGCACGCCCTGTGGGAGGAGATCGAGGGGCGGCCGGACTTCGAGGCGCTGCACGAGCCGGAGTCCAACATCCTCTGCTTCCGCTGGCTGGGCGACGGCTCGCTGGACGCGGCGCGCGTGGACACGCTGAACCGGGCGCTGCGCCCCGCCTACAACCGCTCCGGCGAGGGGTGGATCACGGCGACGGTGCTGGAGGGGCGGCCGGTGCTGCGGGTCACGGTGATGAACCCGCGCACGACGCTGGACCAT
The Longimicrobiaceae bacterium DNA segment above includes these coding regions:
- a CDS encoding pyridoxal-dependent decarboxylase produces the protein MDSILDELERDTAPAAAAGFLELAADYFAETRAGEGPVSTALGPAEIAARFDEPLPLAGRPLAEVIERLRRDVLPDCNRFYHPMYMGHQVSAPLPAAVWTEPLIGALNQSVAVWEMSPVATMVEERVVRWMAGLAGYGAGAGGTLTSGGTEATFTALLAARNTAVPDAWENGVGADPPVVVFGEHAHYAVARAVGELGLGMRSAVAVASRDFRMDTDALRATLDGLERAGRRVMAVVATAGHTATGAFDDLETIGALCEERGIWLHVDGAHGASALLSAEHRHRLAGLPQARTLAWDPHKGMLLPLPAGMVLARDERDLERAFSQKAPYLFHGGEEERIVDQGVRSFQCSRRADALKLWVALQRYGADGIGRVYDHLCSVAHALWEEIEGRPDFEALHEPESNILCFRWLGDGSLDAARVDTLNRALRPAYNRSGEGWITATVLEGRPVLRVTVMNPRTTLDHARAMLDVVAAEAGRAGTQPTRAASGA
- the gyrA gene encoding DNA gyrase subunit A encodes the protein PDVRDGLKPVHRRILYAMHEAGLSPNRPYKKSATVVGDVLGKYHPHGDASVYDALVRMVQDFSLRYPLVDGQGNFGSVDGDPAAAYRYTEAKLAPIATEMLADIDRETVDFAPNFDDRLLEPKVLPARIPNLLVNGSSGIAVGMSTNIPPHNLRETVAATLHLLDHPECTIDELTAHLPGPDFPTGGVIVGRQGIRDAYEKGRGRVVMRARVVREQKRGGREQLVVTEIPYGTNKSRIIEQIADLAKSAKLQDVSDLRDESDRDGIRIVVELKRGGDALKTLNGLFKWTTLQTTFGVITLALDGGVPREFNLKELLERYRDHRVEVVVRRSRWELEKARDQAHVLEGLIVALRKIDTVVQLIRSSRTRETAAAKLQKELKLSERQAEAILNMRLSRLTALEGKELKDRLAELQASIVELEAILASPERQLAVIRAELAELADKYGDPRRTVILESEKVFSLEDLVAEEEVVVIVSREGFLKQVPMGLYRRRSSSGKQLAGMERYESDYLEHVFVSSTGSALLFFTDDGRVHWLPVGEIPEAGRASRGKSVHQVLSLPKKTAVAAMVSVAEYPEDRFLVFATADGSVKRTPLDQYGRPREGGVEAVSVKGGDRLVEVQVTDGAGDVVLATSAGRVIRFPEAEIPVMGRVAQGVKGVKLRQGEELVGMVVVRREGELCLVTERGFAKRVALEELPVQGRGGMGAAVLPVVRGTGKVVSARELLPDEDLMAVTAVGRILRIHGEQVVPGDLKTPAEPAVELSSHDRIVAVTRTAEPREDPGAPDEPEEAEEGDVLADEGFAADGEDGAMEAEAAAPSSDGAGGGDGDLELGLFGD
- a CDS encoding endonuclease/exonuclease/phosphatase family protein, with protein sequence MEPHVTGAERLSLRPVFLPRKRRLETATHPARVSLKGLLSATLLVCGVGLWFVTLLGFAGAAWWLLDLFSHFRVQYLVLATVAALLLLWMRNRRAAAAMAVCAAVNLAVVLPYLAPTALFRASTSRSGVVRVATANVHTANRDHGAVARFLSGSRADFVVLLEVDDAWLSGLSGLRREFPYGVHEARDDNFGIALLSRHPCVQCRIVRLGEAGVPSVMGEFEVRGSRFTLVGTHPLPPVGAEYARLNAEQVRSVAAYMADLRGPKVLVGDLNMTPWSAHFQPLLRRAGLRDSGAGRGVGWTWPTHAPLLGIPIDHVLTSPGVHVVERKRGPDVGSDHLPVLVSFVP